The Erpetoichthys calabaricus chromosome 13, fErpCal1.3, whole genome shotgun sequence genome has a window encoding:
- the LOC114663998 gene encoding myoglobin-like: protein MCACVDDCKKVLSCWGPVKANPKQYGEIILQRLFETHPGVQKLFPKFADLSKDQLQSNPDLQAHGEIVVCKLTEYMQKPEDQSLVQELGKSHAEQHKIPRANFQIISEVIVMVAAEKIDGFGTDAQTALKNVLKEFQTAMGACYDKLGFDP from the exons ATGTGCGCTTGTGTTGACGATTGTAAGAAGGTGCTCAGTTGCTGGGGTCCCGTGAAGGCTAATCCCAAGCAGTATGGGGAGATTATTCTTCAAC GCTTGTTTGAGACCCATCCAGGTGTTCAGAAGCTCTTCCCAAAGTTTGCTGACCTTTCCAAAGATCAGCTGCAGAGCAATCCTGACCTCCAGGCCCATGGTGAAATTGTTGTCTGCAAGCTGACAGAATATATGCAAAAACCAGAAGATCAGTCCCTTGTGCAGGAGCTGGGAAAAAGTCACGCCGAGCAGCACAAGATCCCTCGGGCCAACTTTCAG ATAATCAGTGAAGTGATTGTTATGGTGGCAGCAGAGAAGATTGACGGCTTTGGCACTGATGCTCAAACTGCCCTGAAGAATGTACTGAAGGAGTTTCAGACAGCCATGGGAGCTTGCTATGATAAGCTAGGATTTGACCCATGA